Proteins from a single region of Thermodesulfobacteriota bacterium:
- a CDS encoding CoA pyrophosphatase, producing MHKNTVKELEKIVRTRDVVKINKKQKLVRAAVMIILKEGDPGYSILFIKRTENEGDVFSGHMAFPGGKMRIADRDTRDTAIRETVEETGIDIDKSGTVIGELDDCHPNNPKANHYVVTPYLSFLEEDVELTLDDAEVADAVWIPIHHLNDPRNQEVRILGRKGRVSEDFMFYYRDYVIWGMTGRILYQFLSLFGKLF from the coding sequence ATGCATAAGAATACCGTAAAGGAATTAGAAAAAATTGTAAGAACCCGGGATGTTGTTAAAATAAACAAGAAGCAAAAGTTAGTTCGAGCTGCCGTAATGATAATACTGAAGGAGGGAGATCCAGGGTACTCTATTTTATTTATTAAAAGAACAGAAAACGAAGGCGATGTCTTTTCAGGACACATGGCTTTTCCCGGAGGGAAAATGCGGATTGCTGACAGGGATACTCGAGACACTGCAATTCGTGAAACCGTAGAAGAGACCGGAATCGATATAGATAAGAGCGGTACTGTCATTGGAGAATTAGACGACTGTCATCCCAATAATCCTAAGGCAAATCATTATGTTGTGACGCCGTATTTATCGTTTTTAGAAGAAGACGTTGAATTGACACTGGATGATGCAGAAGTGGCTGATGCAGTCTGGATACCGATACATCATTTAAATGACCCAAGAAACCAGGAAGTTAGAATTTTAGGAAGAAAGGGCAGAGTATCAGAAGACTTCATGTTCTATTATCGCGATTACGTGATCTGGGGTATGACAGGTAGGATACTCTATCAATTCCTTTCTTTATTTGGAAAGCTTTTTTAG
- a CDS encoding single-stranded DNA-binding protein, which produces MRGINKVILIGNLGRDPELRYTAGGQAVANFTIATTESRTNKGGDRQDFTEWHRIVAWGRLAEICGEYLSKGRTVYIEGTLRTRSWEDKEGRKRWTTEVLARNMQMLGPSGDKDQSTAEAGEGLADNFEIADTFGSEDDIPF; this is translated from the coding sequence ATGAGGGGTATAAATAAGGTAATTCTTATTGGCAATCTCGGACGTGATCCGGAGCTAAGGTATACGGCAGGCGGTCAGGCTGTGGCTAATTTTACAATTGCTACGACAGAGAGTCGAACCAACAAGGGTGGAGACAGGCAAGACTTTACAGAGTGGCATCGTATAGTCGCGTGGGGGAGACTGGCAGAGATATGCGGCGAATACCTTTCTAAGGGGAGAACGGTCTATATAGAAGGCACCCTTAGGACAAGGTCCTGGGAAGATAAGGAGGGCAGAAAGAGATGGACTACAGAGGTCCTGGCCAGAAATATGCAGATGTTGGGTCCTTCCGGTGATAAAGACCAGTCAACTGCTGAGGCTGGTGAAGGGCTGGCGGACAATTTTGAAATCGCCGACACCTTTGGTTCCGAGGATGATATCCCGTTTTAG